The nucleotide window AAAAACAAAGGAGGTGGTTTCATTTGTCCcttcatttctttaacaactgttgcgctaatcacgcgcagcacacggaactgcgtccgtgtgccgcgggtgattttcacgcacccattgacttcaatgggagcgtgaTGCGCGAAACACTAATcgaaaaaatataggacatgtagtgagtttcacgcagcggacacacgctgcgtgaaaatgacagactgtctgaacggccccattgactaacataggtccgtgaaacgcgtgtgattttcacacgcgtatcacggacgttaaacacgttcgtgtgaataaggcctaatagtgaAAGCATTAAATATCATCAGTGCAGGAATTCTGGTGCCTTTGGCTGGAAAACAATGGATCAGATTTCCCGATTATTCCAGGATTAGGAGGAGAATGGCTATATCCTCTTTTCATTACATCATATTGGACACTGGTTGAGCACAATTGCTTTATTATTGTGCTTAGTCTgggttttaatgggaaaaacctgtttaaaaaataaaataaaaaaaaagtcacacttTCCCATACAAATATTATATTAAACGTATACCTTATCCTTTTCACTGCTAGGGGTTTCGGAATTTTTTCACAAATTCTAAAAtaattaacaaaaaaaagttattttacccccatacccatatattttctgaaagtaggcACCTGGCACATTATGAAAATGCCACACAGCACGTCACACTTATGGGCGCCTTCCACAAACATTtggcagtataagggtatgttcacagggcttatttacggacgtaatacgGGCGTTTTCcggctcgatttacgtccgaaaatgcggctcgatagcgccggcaaacatctgcccattgaaagcaatgggttttacgttggtctgttcccacgaggcgtaaatttacgcatcgctgtcaaaagacggcgcgtaaatagacgcccgtgtcaaagaagtgcctgtcacttctttagacgtaaatggagccgttttccatggaaaaacagctccatttacgtccgtaattgacgcagtgaaaaagcgcctcaacatgccattacgcctgaaattacggagctgttttctcctgaaaacagccccgtaatttcagccgtaacggtcgctgccgtgtgaacaagccctaaatggacatgctgcggacctGCACAGACATTTCCTGCAGtttgtggatgatatttgttataatcttatccactttgttgctactgtaatacgttgcAGATTTTCCTCCCGCAAATCCAgagagaaaatctgcaacaattgttctgtgtgaactaggcgtcagagtatttttttttctgctctccctTGCAGTACATGGAACCAGTAAGTAAAGCTTTTCACCTTGCTTCACGACTTCAAATGAATGCTTTTCCCCGAATAATGCAGCTAGACCCAAGATCACCAGATCATAACCAGAATCAAAAGTTCTAGTCCTTATATTCTAGGAGCGGCAATTATTTAATAAACCTATTACATACGTCCTTGGCAGTGAAAGTGTTAAAAGTAGACCATAAACAGACGTGAGCGGATCCCAACCTGGTAATATTTTACATAGAGAGACGATTTACATATACATTCGTTTTTTAGTTACAGGTATCTAAAAGATGGACAAGAGGCATACAGATCCCGCCGTACAACCCCCGTCCCCCAGAACCAGACACTGGGGGGGAATTTGGGTCTGTTTGCCGGTTCTGTAGTCCATGTGATAAGAATATGCGAGGTGTGCCTATCAGTCAGTGGCTCTTCTCTAATCAGCGGTGCCACTAGAACACTTGACAACGCTGATTGGAGGAGAGCAGCTCACTGAGACGGCACCGCTTACATGTGGGAGCAGCGAACAGCACCCCTGAGTCTGGGGGCTCTATAGTGGGCACTCTATACCTGCTATCCTAAGTGGTCATAGGCATCTTATAGATCTCTGCATTTAAAACGCAACTGACAGTGGAACTTTAAAGCCGTACTAAAAGCGAAAGGGTTGCCCCCTGTGATGGGGGTTGGAATTCAGGTGTTGCCTTCATAATAAAGACTCTAAAATGCAGCCTTATTACTGCCACCTGAAACGGGCGATATGCCACAGAAGAGCACAAAACGGACATTTCACAATGATCTCCAAACCTTACCTATTAAGGTTTTCAATAAAATATCTTTTACATCCCTCTATAAAATAAACCCTTTTTTAAATCTAGAGATTTGTGAAACACAAGTGTGACCTGGTACTAAACTGGGATCACagctaaaagtaaaaaacagccGTATACTGTATTGTCTTGTTATAGATGTTCATGGTCAATGGAGAAATACTCTCACGGCATAAAGGATTGCCATAGTGGTGCAGCATGACACAAATGGTGGTGGAAAACTCTATACCTGTAGTTCCGAATAAAACACGGGACCGGGGAATGAAGGGGCCCCAGAGCTGATTTAGCACTGCATTCCCTTCTACATTTTGTGGGCACATCGGCTTTCCCGGCCACCTAGCCGCACAGGGAAATGCAACCGGCCCCATTCACTCAGCATCAGCGGGGATTCCAGAAGTCGGACCCTGGTCGCCTAAAGTGATATCCTAGCGATattccatcactttataagatgagaATAACCTTTAAATAGACAATccagtgatttatttatttttatttgtacaaTCAGTTGCCAAACGATCCCGGCAGCAATGATGTCACGTGACTGGCCGATTCCTACAGCGTCTgccgtgtggaccggaagtcactttcactatgcattcctattggacgctcaatgtgagtctcataggaatGTATAGTGTTGAGACTTCCAATCCACATAGCAGTCATTGTAGGAATCGGCCTGTCACAGTGCAGTCACGTGATATTTCTGCATCCGGGACAGTTCTGCAACAAACCGCCCGGTAGGAGGGTGACCTGCCCTACCTTTTATCGGGTGGACTTTACAAACGGGGGCCACAATAAATGAAATTCACTGAAGTGTCTCTTTAAATTGTGAGCAGTCACCATAATTCAATTTATTAGTATAATACAATGACCAGTAGCTTGTCAGGTTGCCACcacttcttcaatactgagatacagacccttttttttttttgcttgatgTATGTCTACAACAtcacatacaataataaaaagTTGCACAAAGCATAGCTGCCTAGAAGTTACTACTAAACTCAGTTTTCGGTTTACAAAGTACCACGTTTGGCCAACAAAACCAAACTGTTCacgttaaaaaaaacgtaaataaaaaGTCTCAAGATCTGAAGGAGAGGGTCATAAAATGTGGGTACCAAACATATGAGTGATGTCCGTCTACATCTAATCCGCAGCTGAATTGTGAGAATAGATCTGTGCATTTAAAAGCgctgtccttaaagggaacccgtcaccagcatttcacctattgaactttacttatccctcactggccgctgctaccgaaagttcattgccgttatcccccctcctaaactcctcctccgactctaaataacggtctgcaaacatttcccgccttttatcgtaataatctggtgtccctttgtgcgcacacaccataagagctgtcaatcaaaagtaaggaggcggagtaaactctgaaagacttgaggaatgaagactcCTTTATGCCCATTCGCATACGGCGTTGgaacactaaaaactgaatactaaagctacagagccgactaagaagacaattataggttatattgaaatgatttttcacccactaccaggtattgctggtttaataggtgaaatgatggcgacaggttccctttaaaaacgTCATTTTATTTATGTAGACTCTGAGTTATCATTTCACTGCCATCATGAGCACCGGCAAAAGCGTCAAAGTCCAGACTGACGTCCTGGCTGCTCCTCTCGTGGGCATTATCAAAGCTGTTTTTACCATGCAACTGCTTCAGGTGTTTCCGTAACACAGGTTTGTGCGCAAAGACCATATCACAGTAGTTGCATTTGTGAGGCTTGTCTCCACTATGCAGGTTCAGGTGGTCCTGCAAGGAACATTTCTGAGAGAAAGTTTTACCACATATCTTACACTGGAAGGGTTTGATGCCCGCGTGTACCCGCATGTGCCTATGCAAGTTGCCCTTCTGTGTAAATGTTTTTCCACATAATAAACACATAAACAGCTTGTGCATTTTTAAGTGGTTggcgtagttttccaaatggcggAATACCCGAGTACACTTGGGACACTGGTGATGCCACTGCAGAGTTTTGTCCAAAATCCTGTTGCTGGGACCAAAAAGTTCTTTAGGCGATGGTCccatattgtcactgctgttgtcAGACACGGTGTAGTTGTGTACAGGATTGTTGTCGGTCTCTCCGCCTCGGTTTTCTACAGTGGAATTTATGAGGGAGTGCTGCGGCTCCAAGGAGTGCAGAGCGGTTTCTTCCGAAGACATGAACTGGCTTTGGCTTACTTTGGCTTTGTCGCTGGACATATCACCAATAGACTCAACCTTGACAATCTGGATGTCGTCATTATCTGAACTCTCTTCAGAGTTGGTAGCCACTGGGGAATTTGGTTGCAAGGTATCCTCCAATTCTTCCTCCGGTTCCACGATCTCCGGTGCTCCTCTGGTTTCGCCTTCTTCATTTTTCATCTCCGGA belongs to Rhinoderma darwinii isolate aRhiDar2 chromosome 8, aRhiDar2.hap1, whole genome shotgun sequence and includes:
- the ZBTB26 gene encoding zinc finger and BTB domain-containing protein 26, with the protein product MCERTGMLHFQLDNHGDSMLGRMNALREQNKFCDVTVHIDDVEVPGHKVVLAAGSPYLRDQFLLSDAQEVHISILQNSEAGKQLLLSCYTGVLEFPEMELVNYLTAASFLQMSHVVERCTQALWKFIKPRTAPEMKNEEGETRGAPEIVEPEEELEDTLQPNSPVATNSEESSDNDDIQIVKVESIGDMSSDKAKVSQSQFMSSEETALHSLEPQHSLINSTVENRGGETDNNPVHNYTVSDNSSDNMGPSPKELFGPSNRILDKTLQWHHQCPKCTRVFRHLENYANHLKMHKLFMCLLCGKTFTQKGNLHRHMRVHAGIKPFQCKICGKTFSQKCSLQDHLNLHSGDKPHKCNYCDMVFAHKPVLRKHLKQLHGKNSFDNAHERSSQDVSLDFDAFAGAHDGSEMITQSLHK